A window from Natranaerovirga hydrolytica encodes these proteins:
- a CDS encoding glycoside hydrolase family 2 TIM barrel-domain containing protein, producing MKGKKTDNYDWENPEVISINKEAGHTYLDRFDTISIADTKETLYKISLNGQWQFKYSSSFLERPEKFYEIDYDVSEWKCIKVPSVWETQGYGTPYYLAFDYPPAISKKKKELPSIDYKDTPIGSYRRDFMIPNNWCKENVFIYFGAVKSAFYLWINGEKVGYSQGSMTPSEFNITPYIKNGKNQIAVEVYKYSDGTYLEDQDMWFLGGIYRDVFVYCEPKQFIWDYYAYSSFIESYTKAHLYIKLYFKNTDNIKKAHQIEVILTDSEAQEIVKVLEGKMVLEENVQKEYVFDTIIDHPKLWSSEYPHMYQFYFILKDYNGDIIQVKKAHFGFREIKIQDGMFLVNGKNVLIKGVNRHDFHPKTGWYLTEKEYLKDIKILKQHNINAVRTSHYPNDEKFYQLCDEYGIYVMDEGDIETHGIRKKGIPGSKKQWKKAVVDRIERMVLRDRNHPCIIMWSLGNEAGFGSNFTAMKQAAKAMDDTRPFHYEGDTDLLVSDVISFMYKTPDFIHVVGNKEDIKISFKENFDNLLAADNKSFKKEQYKDKPALLCEYAHCMENSLGNFKDFVDNFKKYPNWMGGFIWDFVDQSLYKAIDGKEMWLYGGDFQEEKHHGHFCLNGLVLPDRQLHPAIYEVKKAYQNIAIKEVDLSKGIFKIKNENHFSNLEDIALIWSVKKEGIIIQKEGINELYVLPQAEKEIQIDYKIKTFEEDFDYTIDFDFISKEEKKWCPKDFVVAFEQFSLQKRTMERALNDEGYIYVQESKDNIDIKGEGFKLKFDKQEGEISSYEYKGKELFKKGLKANYWRVPIDNDRGSSNLQPQKMKKKIDYSWKNPKSKITHIKVENTNKRCIIEVVCKCKNFEGNRIIKYIVTGSGEILVEHRGKPKKEMIRFGMQCEVSSEFNQLSFYGRGPQENYSDRKQGARMGLYEGQVEDFMHHYIRPQENGNHTDVEWFELKNQAGNGIKVYSYGNKKINMSVWPYAMEALEEGDHIYEIKEEGIHTVNIDYKQKGVGGDYPGEANLKMPYRLMKDKTYRYQFIIKPM from the coding sequence ATGAAGGGGAAAAAAACTGATAATTACGATTGGGAAAATCCAGAAGTAATCAGCATAAATAAAGAAGCAGGACATACATATTTAGATCGGTTTGATACCATAAGCATAGCAGATACAAAAGAAACGCTTTATAAAATTTCTTTAAATGGACAATGGCAATTTAAGTATTCCAGCTCATTTTTAGAAAGACCAGAAAAGTTTTATGAAATAGATTATGATGTTAGTGAATGGAAATGTATTAAAGTCCCTAGCGTTTGGGAAACCCAAGGCTATGGTACACCGTATTACTTAGCATTTGATTATCCACCAGCCATTAGTAAAAAGAAAAAGGAACTTCCTAGCATCGATTATAAAGACACACCAATAGGTTCTTATAGAAGGGACTTTATGATACCTAATAATTGGTGCAAGGAGAATGTCTTTATTTATTTTGGTGCCGTAAAATCAGCTTTTTATCTATGGATAAACGGAGAAAAAGTAGGATATAGTCAAGGATCAATGACGCCTTCAGAATTTAACATCACCCCATATATTAAAAATGGAAAAAATCAAATTGCTGTAGAAGTTTATAAATACAGTGATGGAACTTATTTAGAAGATCAAGACATGTGGTTTTTAGGTGGCATCTATAGAGACGTTTTTGTATATTGTGAACCCAAACAATTTATATGGGATTACTATGCTTATTCTTCTTTTATTGAATCCTACACCAAAGCCCACCTGTATATAAAACTTTATTTTAAAAATACAGATAATATTAAAAAAGCACACCAAATAGAAGTCATTCTAACAGACAGTGAGGCCCAAGAAATTGTAAAAGTTTTGGAAGGAAAGATGGTTTTAGAAGAAAACGTTCAAAAAGAGTACGTTTTTGATACAATAATAGATCACCCTAAATTATGGAGCAGTGAATACCCACATATGTATCAATTTTATTTTATTCTAAAAGATTATAATGGTGATATCATACAGGTTAAAAAGGCGCATTTTGGTTTTCGTGAAATAAAAATTCAAGATGGGATGTTTTTAGTTAACGGCAAAAATGTGTTAATTAAAGGGGTTAACCGACATGATTTTCATCCAAAAACAGGTTGGTATCTTACGGAAAAGGAATATCTCAAAGATATAAAAATATTAAAGCAGCATAATATTAATGCGGTAAGAACCAGTCATTATCCAAATGATGAAAAATTTTATCAACTATGTGATGAGTATGGTATATATGTCATGGATGAAGGGGACATAGAAACCCATGGGATAAGAAAAAAAGGCATACCAGGAAGTAAAAAACAGTGGAAGAAAGCTGTGGTAGACCGAATAGAAAGAATGGTTCTTAGAGATAGAAACCATCCGTGTATTATTATGTGGTCTTTAGGTAATGAAGCAGGATTTGGAAGCAATTTTACAGCAATGAAACAAGCAGCTAAAGCAATGGATGATACAAGACCATTTCATTATGAAGGAGATACCGATCTTTTGGTGAGTGATGTGATTTCATTTATGTATAAAACACCGGATTTTATACATGTGGTTGGTAACAAAGAAGATATCAAAATATCTTTCAAAGAAAATTTTGACAACTTATTAGCAGCAGATAATAAGTCTTTTAAAAAGGAACAATACAAAGATAAACCAGCACTTCTATGTGAATATGCTCATTGTATGGAGAATAGCTTAGGAAATTTTAAAGATTTTGTGGACAATTTTAAAAAGTACCCTAATTGGATGGGGGGATTTATTTGGGATTTTGTGGACCAAAGTTTATACAAAGCAATAGATGGCAAAGAAATGTGGCTTTACGGAGGAGATTTTCAAGAAGAAAAACATCATGGACATTTTTGTCTTAATGGTTTAGTGTTACCAGATAGACAATTACACCCTGCTATTTATGAAGTGAAAAAGGCGTATCAAAACATTGCAATAAAGGAAGTAGACCTTAGTAAAGGAATTTTTAAAATAAAAAATGAAAACCATTTTTCTAATTTAGAAGATATTGCTTTAATATGGTCTGTAAAAAAAGAGGGTATAATCATACAAAAAGAAGGAATTAATGAACTTTATGTATTGCCTCAAGCTGAAAAAGAAATACAAATAGACTATAAAATAAAAACATTTGAAGAGGATTTTGACTATACCATTGACTTTGATTTCATTAGTAAAGAAGAGAAGAAATGGTGTCCAAAGGATTTTGTAGTAGCCTTTGAACAGTTTTCTCTGCAAAAGAGAACCATGGAAAGAGCCTTAAATGATGAAGGATATATTTATGTACAAGAGTCTAAGGACAATATTGATATAAAAGGTGAAGGGTTTAAATTAAAGTTTGATAAACAAGAAGGTGAGATAAGTTCTTATGAATACAAAGGCAAAGAACTATTTAAAAAAGGATTAAAAGCAAATTATTGGCGAGTGCCTATAGATAATGACAGAGGATCAAGCAATCTTCAGCCTCAAAAAATGAAGAAAAAGATAGACTACAGTTGGAAGAACCCTAAATCAAAGATTACACACATCAAAGTAGAAAATACCAATAAAAGGTGTATTATTGAAGTGGTATGTAAATGCAAAAATTTTGAAGGCAACAGGATAATCAAGTACATTGTAACAGGAAGTGGAGAAATTTTAGTAGAACATAGAGGCAAGCCCAAAAAAGAAATGATTCGCTTTGGTATGCAATGTGAAGTATCAAGTGAATTCAATCAATTAAGTTTTTATGGGCGAGGACCACAAGAGAATTATTCAGATCGAAAACAAGGTGCCAGAATGGGATTATATGAAGGACAAGTAGAAGACTTTATGCATCACTATATCAGACCACAAGAAAACGGTAATCATACGGATGTGGAATGGTTTGAACTGAAAAATCAAGCAGGTAATGGCATTAAAGTGTATAGCTATGGCAATAAAAAGATTAATATGAGCGTGTGGCCTTATGCTATGGAGGCTTTAGAAGAAGGGGATCATATTTATGAAATAAAAGAAGAAGGTATCCATACAGTTAACATTGATTATAAACAAAAAGGGGTAGGTGGAGATTACCCAGGTGAAGCCAACTTGAAGATGCCTTATAGACTAATGAAAGATAAAACATATAGATATCAATTTATAATAAAACCAATGTAA
- a CDS encoding DUF1573 domain-containing protein, with amino-acid sequence MSILPDSLTDELQFLVEEYELINTSILDQMTKFSDYCSKINRSIIKSCTQCGCVKIDANKNIFEDLHQFALDKKSTHCFGDLCPDCKELIEKNIGSALYYLASICNSLDLNLYDILIKEIQKVDLLRKYNIE; translated from the coding sequence TTGTCCATTTTGCCAGATTCGTTAACTGATGAATTACAATTTTTAGTGGAAGAATACGAGTTAATTAATACCAGTATTTTAGACCAAATGACTAAATTCAGTGATTATTGTAGCAAAATCAATCGAAGCATTATTAAATCATGTACCCAATGTGGCTGTGTTAAAATAGATGCTAATAAAAACATCTTTGAAGACCTTCATCAATTTGCTTTAGATAAAAAAAGCACACATTGTTTTGGTGATTTGTGTCCTGATTGCAAAGAATTGATAGAAAAAAACATCGGTAGTGCTTTATATTACTTAGCGTCTATTTGCAACAGTTTAGACTTAAATTTATACGATATTTTGATCAAAGAGATTCAAAAGGTTGACTTGTTGAGAAAATACAATATTGAATGA